Proteins encoded within one genomic window of Calonectris borealis chromosome 1, bCalBor7.hap1.2, whole genome shotgun sequence:
- the MICAL3 gene encoding F-actin-monooxygenase MICAL3 isoform X1: MEERKNEKVNQAHVLFDRFVQASTCKGTLKAFQELCDYLELKPKDYRSFYHKLKSKLNYWKAKALWAKLDKRGSHKDYKKGKACANTKCLIIGAGPCGLRTAIDLSFLGAKVVVIEKRDAFSRNNVLHLWPFTIHDLRGLGAKKFYGKFCAGSIDHISIRQLQLILLKVALILGIEIHVNVEFQGLVYPPEDQENESK; encoded by the exons atggaggaaaggaagaatgagAAGGTGAACCAGGCTCATGTTCTCTTTGACAGATTTGTCCAGGCTTCAACCTGCAAGGGGACTCTCAAGGCTTTCCAAGAGCTCTGTGACTACTTAGAACTAAAGCCCAAGGACTATCGTTCTTTCTATCACAAACTCAAGTCCAAGCTAAATTACTGGAAAGCCAAAGCCTTGTGGGCCAAATTGGATAAAAGAGGCAGCCATAAGGACTATAAGAAGGGGAAAGCATGCGCCAACACGAAG TGTCTGATAATTGGGGCTGGACCCTGTGGCCTTCGTACAGCCATCGACCTATCATTCCTAGGAGCCAAGGTGGTCGTCATAGAAAAGAGGGATGCCTTTTCCCGCAATAATGTGCTGCATTTGTGGCCATTCACCATACATGACTTGAGGGGTCTTGGCGCCAAAAAGTTCTACGGCAAATTCTGTGCAGGATCCATAGACCATATCA GTATCCGTCAGCTCCAGCTTATCCTTTTGAAGGTTGCCTTGATCTTGGGAATAGAGATCCATGTGAATGTGGAATTTCAGGGGCTTGTTTACCCACCGGAGGATCAGGAGAATGAAAGCAAGTAG